The following are encoded in a window of Lactobacillus panisapium genomic DNA:
- the pyrH gene encoding UMP kinase gives MTQVKYQRVVLKISGEALAGNNGTGIDPTVISHLAEEIKSVHDLGVQIGIVCGGGNMWRGETGEKLGMERSQADYMGMLATIMNGLALQDGLEHVGVPTRLQTSIEMRQIAEPYIRRKAIRHLEKGRVVIMGGGTGNPYFSTDTTAALRAAEINADVILMAKNGVDGVYSADPKLDPTAKKFSELTQLDVISKDLKVMDRTASSLSMDTNIPLIVFNVNTEGNIKKVVMGEHIGTVIEGGK, from the coding sequence ATGACTCAAGTTAAATATCAACGTGTCGTTTTGAAAATTTCTGGAGAAGCATTGGCCGGTAACAACGGAACAGGGATAGATCCGACAGTTATTAGTCATTTAGCTGAAGAAATCAAATCAGTGCACGATTTAGGAGTTCAAATTGGAATAGTCTGCGGTGGCGGTAATATGTGGCGTGGTGAGACTGGTGAAAAACTTGGCATGGAACGCTCACAAGCAGATTATATGGGCATGTTAGCCACTATCATGAATGGTTTAGCTCTTCAGGATGGTCTGGAACATGTCGGTGTCCCAACTAGATTGCAAACTTCAATCGAAATGAGACAAATTGCTGAACCTTATATAAGAAGAAAAGCAATTCGTCATTTAGAAAAAGGACGCGTTGTTATCATGGGCGGAGGTACTGGTAATCCTTACTTCTCTACTGATACTACTGCAGCTTTACGCGCAGCGGAAATTAATGCCGATGTTATTTTGATGGCCAAAAATGGTGTTGACGGGGTTTACTCTGCCGATCCAAAATTAGACCCAACGGCAAAGAAGTTTAGCGAACTGACTCAACTCGACGTTATTTCAAAAGATTTAAAAGTTATGGATCGGACCGCTAGCTCGCTTTCAATGGATACCAATATTCCGCTAATTGTATTTAACGTAAATACTGAAGGTAACATTAAGAAAGTTGTTATGGGCGAGCATATTGGAACAGTAATTGAAGGAGGCAAATAA
- a CDS encoding FAD-dependent oxidoreductase, which yields MSLTKLSTYDVVVVGSGAAGQAAALTAVEHGNQVLMLEKGRHTGGSANYSEGLFAVDSYLQKKQGIDVSTIDVLQEEVEYSKYKADSRIWRKYLDASAENVQWLHDEGVKYENVQAMGAGEATWHIYEGFGDAVMHKALQPKFKKLGGELLTSVSAIDLEICRGGKKKITLKSEADGQTETVTAKVVILAAGGYLNNSEMMAHDTDYDLTRLVTVSSGKGTGDGLRLGWQVGGQKAGMGMAMLFGGYLKDPEEPSFKMMNSQMNVAAGQQPLLWVNENGERFVDESVIYNFSYAGNALYSQNSVYSILDQKNITEMIEKGNFMGLGVYVKRGQKMTHLQDEIDQALIDNKPFIFKADTIENLAKEMNLPQEKLTKTIGQYNQFVENGEDQFFGKDPQYLRSVEKGPFYGFKLSVGAFCTMGGLKVTPDNELEDKYGKPISGIYATGNDAAGLTGDTYGPNMPGTCAGYAFYSGRNAAQHAQRYLQ from the coding sequence ATGAGTTTAACAAAGTTATCAACTTATGATGTAGTCGTTGTTGGTTCGGGTGCTGCAGGTCAGGCTGCTGCCTTAACCGCCGTTGAACATGGCAATCAAGTTTTAATGCTCGAAAAAGGACGTCATACAGGTGGGTCGGCTAATTATAGCGAGGGTTTATTTGCAGTTGATTCATATTTACAGAAAAAGCAAGGAATTGACGTTTCAACAATTGATGTTTTGCAAGAAGAAGTCGAATATTCAAAGTATAAAGCTGATTCAAGAATTTGGCGCAAATATTTAGATGCTAGTGCAGAAAATGTCCAATGGCTCCATGATGAAGGTGTTAAGTATGAAAACGTTCAAGCAATGGGAGCAGGAGAGGCTACTTGGCATATTTATGAAGGCTTTGGGGACGCAGTGATGCATAAAGCGTTACAGCCTAAATTTAAAAAATTAGGTGGCGAATTGTTGACTTCGGTTTCTGCAATTGATTTGGAAATTTGTCGCGGGGGTAAGAAAAAAATAACTCTTAAAAGCGAGGCTGATGGTCAAACTGAGACAGTTACTGCTAAGGTGGTTATTCTAGCTGCTGGTGGTTATCTGAACAATTCAGAAATGATGGCTCATGATACTGACTATGATTTGACGAGATTAGTTACCGTTTCTTCTGGTAAAGGTACTGGTGATGGTTTACGCTTAGGTTGGCAAGTAGGCGGACAAAAAGCAGGAATGGGCATGGCAATGCTATTTGGTGGCTATTTAAAAGACCCTGAAGAACCATCTTTTAAAATGATGAACAGTCAGATGAACGTTGCTGCTGGGCAGCAGCCACTACTTTGGGTTAATGAAAACGGCGAGCGTTTTGTTGATGAATCAGTAATTTATAATTTCTCTTATGCTGGAAATGCTTTGTATAGTCAAAATAGTGTATATAGTATTTTAGATCAAAAAAATATTACCGAGATGATTGAAAAAGGGAATTTTATGGGCCTAGGCGTCTATGTTAAACGTGGGCAAAAAATGACTCATTTACAAGATGAAATTGATCAAGCTCTTATTGATAACAAACCATTTATTTTTAAAGCCGACACTATTGAAAATTTAGCAAAAGAAATGAATCTTCCTCAAGAAAAGTTAACAAAGACGATTGGACAATACAACCAGTTTGTTGAAAATGGTGAGGATCAATTCTTTGGTAAGGATCCCCAATATCTAAGGTCGGTAGAAAAAGGACCGTTTTATGGTTTCAAATTGAGTGTTGGTGCTTTTTGTACAATGGGCGGTTTAAAGGTGACCCCTGATAATGAGCTTGAAGATAAATACGGTAAACCAATTTCTGGTATCTATGCAACCGGTAATGATGCAGCAGGATTAACAGGTGACACCTATGGCCCTAACATGCCGGGTACTTGTGCTGGTTATGCCTTTTATTCCGGCAGAAATGCTGCTCAACATGCACAAAGATATTTACAATAA
- a CDS encoding LysR family transcriptional regulator has protein sequence MNFDQLNTFISVVETGSFQKTAKTKYVSQRSVSQSMQKLEEELGFELFKRGKNKIIVTDQGQAFFLKTKEMLHSYFVEINSLRHQTTSVHQEFKIGYFSPFEGALMRKQVYAFSKKYPNIKFKITEESIEHLISDVSLGILDMAYILDYGSQEFLTKNLTSKTVFQSTMVIGVSKLNPLSQNNTFPIKALKDKPMLYYSPEKTNYLKHAFLATLPEAYQNIPVARVSTIEQMQTLVTANQANAYYPDGLIQLGSNTESEISYLPLQGNENSQKFKIQSIYPKQSKKCNLIKQFLG, from the coding sequence ATGAATTTTGATCAACTAAATACTTTTATATCAGTAGTTGAAACGGGCAGTTTCCAAAAGACTGCAAAGACTAAATATGTTAGCCAGAGATCTGTTTCTCAATCAATGCAAAAATTGGAAGAAGAATTAGGCTTTGAACTTTTTAAGCGTGGCAAAAACAAAATTATTGTTACTGATCAGGGACAAGCATTCTTCTTAAAAACTAAGGAAATGCTTCATAGCTACTTTGTTGAAATTAATTCTTTACGTCATCAAACTACATCAGTTCACCAAGAATTTAAAATTGGTTATTTTTCACCATTTGAAGGAGCATTAATGCGAAAGCAAGTTTATGCTTTCAGTAAGAAGTATCCGAACATAAAATTTAAAATTACTGAAGAAAGTATTGAGCACCTTATTTCTGATGTATCTCTAGGTATTCTAGATATGGCTTATATATTGGACTACGGTTCACAAGAATTTTTGACAAAAAATCTAACTAGCAAAACCGTATTTCAAAGCACCATGGTTATTGGCGTCAGCAAACTCAATCCCTTAAGTCAGAACAATACCTTTCCTATTAAAGCATTGAAAGATAAGCCGATGCTCTACTATAGTCCAGAAAAAACTAATTATCTAAAACATGCTTTCCTGGCAACTTTGCCAGAAGCATATCAAAACATTCCAGTTGCACGTGTTTCAACAATTGAGCAAATGCAAACTTTAGTTACAGCTAATCAAGCTAATGCATATTATCCCGATGGTCTAATTCAATTAGGTTCTAATACCGAATCAGAAATTAGCTACCTACCTTTGCAAGGAAATGAAAACAGTCAAAAATTTAAAATTCAGTCTATTTATCCTAAGCAAAGCAAAAAGTGTAACTTAATTAAACAATTTTTAGGTTAA